The Sulfurimonas sp. HSL3-2 genome segment TAAAAATATCGGTATTACACCAAGAGGATTCATGATAGAGATTAATGTGATAAAAATATGGATAAATGATGTAAAGTCCATGCTTATTCCTGATTTGTATTGTTTTAGATGTGCACTTAATCCATTATATCGTATAATTGCGCCATGAGAACGATTATCTGGATTGCGGCTCTTATGCCGATTTTTTATATGTCATTTTGCTATTCCCTTGGTCTTGGGTGGCAGATGCCTGTCATTATAGCAAAGTTTTTAAACGGCTATCTGCATCTTCACATAGGCGGATATCCCGGAAATGTAGTCAAGTTTTTACAAGATACGACCGCAAAGACGGCGTTGAATCTGTTTATCTTGACGCTTGCACTCAAACCTCTTCACAGCTATCTGAAGTTTGATCTGCTCAAATACAAGAGACTTATCGGCCTATTCGGTTTTTTCTATGTCTTCTTACATGTAATAGTGTTTATATGGTTGAAACACCATTTCGATATGGGTGATGTCACAAGAGCTGTAAGCCATCATCTTTACATCATATTCGGGCTTTTCGCATTTGCGATCATCTTGATGATGGCGATCACATCCATACCGTTCTTATATCGAAAGTTTCACTCTTGGCATAAACTTTTTTACATCGCTATGGTCTTTGTGATCCTGCACTTTCTTTTGGGACAAAAACATATCTCGTTTATAGATATCATCTATGTAGCCGTGATCTCTGCACTTCTGGCACTCAAACTTCTAAAGCGCTAAGAGATGTATGATGTCTTGATACTCGGTGCCGGAGCAAGCGGACTTATGTGTGCCAGCAGGCTTGCTGACGGTAAAGATTTAAAAGTCGGTGTCATAG includes the following:
- a CDS encoding ferric reductase-like transmembrane domain-containing protein; amino-acid sequence: MRTIIWIAALMPIFYMSFCYSLGLGWQMPVIIAKFLNGYLHLHIGGYPGNVVKFLQDTTAKTALNLFILTLALKPLHSYLKFDLLKYKRLIGLFGFFYVFLHVIVFIWLKHHFDMGDVTRAVSHHLYIIFGLFAFAIILMMAITSIPFLYRKFHSWHKLFYIAMVFVILHFLLGQKHISFIDIIYVAVISALLALKLLKR